The Thermosynechococcus sp. genome has a segment encoding these proteins:
- a CDS encoding DUF3318 domain-containing protein, whose protein sequence is MTPEAEIRRLLDLMPASARMRCKLVSRPQQSQVLRYQPPLPWGDRPIEINFRLWQHLDTRERDLLLLRAVAWFNTTGLIKLDLYQGLTVAGLLGTVLQVIQADPIGILVAGGLTTFAGLQVWQNTRGIPVEVAADRQALLLAQRRGYSEQEAAKALLSGIFQVAELERRPVLDVTELIRCQNLRQLVGESEVKVPI, encoded by the coding sequence ATGACCCCAGAAGCTGAGATTCGTCGTCTGCTTGATCTAATGCCGGCGTCGGCCCGGATGCGCTGTAAGCTGGTTTCTCGACCACAACAAAGCCAGGTCCTGCGCTATCAGCCCCCTCTCCCTTGGGGCGATCGCCCGATTGAAATTAACTTTCGCCTGTGGCAGCATCTCGACACCCGAGAGCGCGATCTGTTACTGCTGCGGGCAGTGGCTTGGTTTAACACCACGGGTTTGATTAAACTTGACCTCTACCAAGGGCTCACGGTGGCCGGCTTACTGGGTACCGTCTTGCAGGTCATCCAAGCAGACCCCATTGGTATTTTGGTGGCGGGGGGGCTAACTACCTTTGCGGGGCTGCAAGTGTGGCAAAATACGCGGGGGATTCCCGTGGAAGTGGCAGCCGATCGCCAGGCCCTGCTCTTGGCTCAACGGCGCGGCTACAGCGAACAAGAGGCCGCCAAAGCGCTCCTTTCAGGTATTTTTCAGGTGGCAGAGTTAGAACGCCGTCCCGTTCTTGATGTCACTGAACTGATTCGCTGCCAAAACCTGCGCCAGTTGGTGGGTGAATCTGAAGTCAAAGTGCCAATTTAG
- a CDS encoding Hfq-related RNA-binding protein: MTDEFDTALPSIRQVQTFIKDSTEVEVKLSTSDLVVGKVRWQDTNCLCVVDHYDQPTIIWKQAIVFIKPKLA, encoded by the coding sequence ATGACAGATGAATTTGACACGGCACTGCCTAGCATTCGCCAAGTACAGACCTTCATTAAAGATAGCACCGAGGTTGAAGTCAAGCTCAGCACCAGCGATCTTGTGGTTGGTAAAGTGCGCTGGCAGGATACGAATTGCCTCTGCGTTGTCGATCACTATGATCAACCCACAATTATTTGGAAGCAGGCCATTGTCTTTATTAAACCGAAGCTAGCCTAA
- a CDS encoding class I SAM-dependent methyltransferase gives MAATDDLEKIRRQFDYGPYPRVAIDKTPKDDPNVLFVHDLVTPFYLRDHRVPETKGKRILDAGCGTGYKSLVLAIANPGAEIVGIDLSPESVKLAAERLKFHHVDNVYFEARSILDLPSWGEQFDYINCDEVLYLLPDPIEGLKALKSVLKPDGILRANLHSALQRFPFFRAQNLFKLMGLMDENPEEMEMDIVREIMKELKDGVDLKARTWHPHYEQQESNETLLANHLLVADKGSTMPQLFQYLAAAGLEFISMVNWRHWNLVDLFKDPDNLPTFLALSLPDVPQSVQLEMYELLHPVHRLLDFWCSPQPRATVADLGEWSEEQWDQSTVHLHPQLCTEAIKEKWLGYLNDRMIVDLGTFMSFPSPTPVYVDALGLATLLPLFDHPLAFPDLCDRYQRLAPLDPVTLEPLEPRVARQQLQALLSRLEVNLFVLVSLP, from the coding sequence ATGGCTGCTACGGATGATCTAGAGAAAATTCGCCGCCAGTTCGACTATGGTCCCTATCCCCGTGTGGCCATTGACAAAACTCCCAAGGATGACCCCAACGTTCTTTTTGTCCACGATTTAGTGACCCCCTTTTATCTGCGGGATCATCGGGTACCAGAGACCAAGGGTAAGCGGATTCTCGATGCCGGCTGTGGCACGGGCTATAAGTCCTTAGTGCTGGCGATCGCCAACCCCGGCGCGGAAATTGTGGGTATTGATCTATCCCCTGAATCTGTGAAGTTGGCGGCGGAGCGGCTCAAGTTCCATCACGTTGATAACGTTTACTTTGAGGCGCGCTCGATTTTGGATTTGCCCAGTTGGGGCGAGCAATTTGACTACATCAATTGCGATGAGGTGCTGTATCTGTTGCCCGACCCCATCGAGGGCCTCAAGGCGCTCAAAAGTGTCCTCAAGCCCGATGGTATTTTGCGCGCCAACCTCCATAGTGCGCTGCAACGCTTCCCCTTCTTTCGGGCCCAAAATCTCTTTAAGCTGATGGGCTTGATGGACGAGAATCCCGAAGAAATGGAAATGGATATCGTCCGCGAGATCATGAAAGAACTCAAGGATGGTGTGGACCTCAAAGCCCGCACCTGGCACCCCCACTACGAACAGCAAGAGAGCAATGAGACCCTCTTGGCAAATCATCTCCTGGTGGCAGATAAAGGCAGCACCATGCCCCAACTGTTTCAATACCTAGCGGCGGCGGGTTTGGAATTTATTTCCATGGTCAACTGGCGCCACTGGAATCTGGTGGATCTCTTCAAAGACCCAGACAACCTGCCCACCTTTTTGGCCTTGAGCCTACCGGATGTGCCGCAGTCCGTGCAGTTGGAGATGTATGAGCTGCTGCATCCAGTGCATCGCCTCTTGGATTTTTGGTGTAGTCCGCAACCCCGTGCCACCGTAGCCGACTTGGGGGAATGGTCTGAGGAGCAGTGGGATCAAAGTACGGTTCATCTACATCCGCAACTGTGTACGGAGGCAATCAAGGAAAAATGGCTGGGGTACCTCAATGATCGGATGATTGTTGATCTGGGTACATTTATGTCCTTCCCAAGTCCCACCCCTGTCTATGTGGATGCCCTCGGTCTGGCAACCCTATTGCCCCTGTTTGATCACCCCTTGGCGTTTCCAGACTTGTGCGATCGCTATCAACGCTTAGCACCCCTTGACCCCGTCACACTTGAACCCCTTGAACCAAGGGTGGCACGGCAACAACTGCAAGCCCTCTTGAGCCGCTTGGAAGTCAATTTGTTTGTTCTCGTCAGCCTACCCTAG
- a CDS encoding AarF/ABC1/UbiB kinase family protein: MGGAVFTTYRPSRWLLLRRIGQIVGVLGRFGSQLLWDYTWRRRSDRAQSQRARWLVQQLLVLGPTFIKIGQFLSTRFDLLPPAYIEALRQLQDQVPPFDSRRAIALIEQHLGQPLGDLYATFDPKPLAAASLGQVHRATFHSGEKVVVKVQRPHLEAQLYLDYLAIGALIRWADRWLPFLRPYTLQEIYEEFFSILLREIDYVQEGQNADRFRANFAQDPHIRVPKVYWSHTCRYVLTMEYLPGIRVDNRAALEAFGLNPRMINQRGICCYLKQLLLDGFFHADPHPGNLAVTKEGDLIFYDYGMMTEVPALNQQQMVQTFFAVLQKDSDRVIAALMELGLLIPVADKRPLQRIMQLILDRFTERPVDLAAFRELQQDVYALFEQQPFRLPAKMTYILKSLTTLDGIARSLDPEYNLSAAAQPFVQELMRHSRPGWRELIRQTQTLINQRLHQPSRVEVRLQQLEDRLARGELQVSVRHPTMERQLRRIERLLICLVYLGVAGFTLLAGAMLWSAKALGGAIALFTVAALAGLALLRSWLRFLWLCRWQ; the protein is encoded by the coding sequence ATGGGGGGTGCTGTCTTTACTACCTATCGTCCCAGTCGCTGGCTGCTGTTGCGCCGTATCGGCCAAATTGTGGGGGTTTTGGGGCGCTTTGGCAGTCAACTGCTGTGGGACTATACTTGGCGGCGGCGGAGCGATCGCGCCCAATCGCAACGGGCCCGTTGGCTGGTCCAGCAATTATTGGTCTTGGGACCGACGTTTATTAAAATTGGTCAGTTTCTCTCGACGCGCTTTGATCTGCTGCCTCCCGCCTATATTGAGGCCCTGAGGCAACTACAGGATCAGGTGCCACCCTTTGACTCACGGCGGGCGATCGCCCTCATTGAGCAACACTTGGGGCAACCCCTTGGGGATCTCTACGCCACATTTGATCCAAAACCCCTTGCTGCCGCCAGTCTCGGTCAAGTTCACCGCGCCACCTTCCACAGTGGCGAAAAGGTGGTAGTGAAGGTCCAGCGTCCCCACCTAGAGGCGCAACTGTATCTAGACTATCTGGCCATTGGGGCGCTGATTCGTTGGGCCGATCGCTGGCTGCCTTTTCTTCGTCCCTATACCCTTCAGGAGATTTATGAGGAATTCTTTAGTATTTTGTTGCGGGAAATTGATTATGTTCAAGAGGGGCAAAATGCCGATCGCTTCCGTGCCAACTTTGCCCAAGATCCCCACATCCGCGTCCCTAAAGTCTATTGGAGCCATACCTGCCGCTATGTCTTGACGATGGAATATCTCCCCGGCATTCGTGTGGACAACCGCGCCGCCCTGGAAGCCTTTGGCTTGAATCCACGGATGATTAACCAGCGGGGAATTTGTTGCTATCTCAAGCAGTTATTGCTTGATGGCTTCTTCCACGCTGATCCGCATCCGGGGAACTTGGCCGTGACCAAAGAGGGTGATCTCATCTTCTATGACTACGGCATGATGACGGAGGTGCCCGCCCTGAATCAGCAGCAGATGGTGCAAACATTTTTTGCCGTGCTGCAAAAGGATAGCGATCGCGTGATTGCTGCCTTGATGGAACTGGGACTCTTGATACCGGTGGCCGACAAAAGACCCCTACAGCGCATCATGCAATTGATTCTAGATCGATTTACTGAACGGCCGGTGGATTTAGCCGCCTTTAGAGAACTGCAACAGGATGTCTATGCCCTTTTTGAGCAGCAACCCTTTCGCCTACCGGCAAAGATGACCTACATTCTCAAGTCCCTCACCACCCTCGATGGCATTGCCCGCAGCCTAGACCCTGAGTACAACCTGAGTGCCGCTGCCCAACCCTTTGTTCAGGAATTGATGCGTCATTCACGGCCGGGCTGGCGAGAATTGATTCGTCAAACCCAAACCCTAATCAACCAGCGACTACATCAGCCCAGTCGGGTTGAAGTGCGGCTGCAACAGTTAGAGGATCGCCTGGCTCGCGGCGAACTACAAGTCTCTGTGCGTCATCCGACGATGGAGCGGCAACTGCGGCGAATTGAGAGGTTGTTGATCTGTTTGGTTTATCTGGGGGTGGCGGGTTTTACCCTCTTGGCGGGGGCAATGTTGTGGTCAGCCAAAGCCCTAGGAGGAGCGATCGCCCTCTTTACAGTAGCGGCACTGGCGGGCTTGGCGCTCCTGCGCAGTTGGCTTCGCTTCCTCTGGTTATGCCGCTGGCAATAG
- a CDS encoding peptidase produces MKRWWWFLVCMVALGLMLGGTQGNWQSLAGTPNLRRQNIQLPPAVHYPLPPSLAEIPRKGEDYFDNVQPVEVGYLLWTQFPVTVAIEPPQWDPNHVWQAAAAQAVAEWSAYLPLEIVDPSRPADIRLLSQRPTDQNKRRVRSAETTYELFVDSQGVLRHRCRVVVRPTQAPKFVLAALRHELGHALGIWGHSPLPTDALYFAQVADPPPISQRDVNTLRRVYEQPTRLGQRLPELTPHG; encoded by the coding sequence ATGAAGCGTTGGTGGTGGTTCTTGGTGTGTATGGTTGCCCTAGGACTGATGTTGGGCGGTACCCAAGGCAATTGGCAGTCCTTGGCGGGCACCCCAAACCTGAGGCGCCAGAATATCCAATTACCACCAGCGGTTCACTATCCGTTGCCCCCCTCCCTAGCTGAGATTCCTAGGAAAGGCGAAGATTATTTTGATAACGTCCAACCGGTGGAAGTGGGCTATTTACTGTGGACTCAGTTCCCAGTTACCGTTGCCATTGAACCCCCCCAGTGGGATCCGAACCATGTCTGGCAAGCAGCCGCGGCACAGGCAGTAGCGGAGTGGTCAGCCTATTTGCCCTTAGAAATTGTTGATCCCAGCCGTCCCGCTGACATCCGTCTTCTTTCTCAACGACCCACGGATCAAAACAAGCGGCGCGTCCGCTCCGCCGAAACCACCTATGAACTCTTTGTGGATAGCCAAGGGGTGCTGCGCCATCGCTGCCGGGTGGTGGTGCGTCCTACCCAGGCCCCTAAGTTTGTCCTGGCGGCGCTGCGCCATGAACTGGGTCATGCCCTTGGCATTTGGGGTCATAGCCCCCTACCCACGGATGCCCTCTATTTTGCCCAGGTGGCGGATCCGCCCCCGATTTCGCAGCGGGATGTGAATACCCTGCGGCGGGTCTATGAGCAACCCACCCGCTTGGGACAGCGGCTACCAGAATTGACGCCCCATGGATGA
- the dapF gene encoding diaminopimelate epimerase, whose product MSLFFQKYQGLGNDFLLIDNRHQEELLLTPEQAQYWCDRHFGVGADGVIFLLQGTGESDYRMRMYNADGSVAEMCGNGIRCLAKFIFALEGRSGGEIVRYRIDTLAGLIVPEVQADGQVTVDMGKPQLLAQQIPTTLAAADQKVIDVPLTVGDRQWLVTCVSMGNPHCVTFVEDVAALDLAVIGPQFEHHPAFPQRTNTEFVQVLGSDRLRMRVWERGAGMTLACGTGACATLVAAVLTGCLSPGGDQAQATVELPGGDLQIRWDLPSQHLYMTGPALAVFSGTLP is encoded by the coding sequence ATGAGCCTATTTTTTCAGAAGTACCAAGGATTAGGTAACGATTTCCTCCTCATTGATAATCGCCATCAGGAAGAGCTGCTCTTAACCCCGGAACAAGCCCAATACTGGTGCGATCGCCACTTTGGGGTCGGTGCCGATGGTGTCATTTTTTTACTGCAGGGAACTGGGGAAAGTGATTACCGCATGCGGATGTACAATGCTGATGGCTCAGTGGCGGAAATGTGCGGCAATGGCATTCGCTGTTTGGCCAAGTTCATTTTTGCCCTTGAGGGTCGCTCTGGCGGTGAAATTGTGCGCTACCGCATTGACACCCTTGCCGGCCTCATCGTACCGGAGGTACAAGCGGATGGTCAGGTCACGGTGGATATGGGCAAACCCCAACTTTTGGCGCAGCAGATTCCCACCACCTTGGCAGCTGCAGATCAAAAAGTGATTGATGTCCCCCTCACGGTGGGCGATCGCCAGTGGTTGGTGACATGCGTGAGTATGGGCAATCCCCACTGTGTCACCTTTGTGGAGGATGTAGCTGCCCTGGATTTAGCTGTGATTGGTCCCCAGTTTGAGCATCACCCAGCCTTCCCGCAGCGCACCAATACTGAGTTTGTGCAAGTCCTAGGAAGCGATCGCCTGCGGATGCGCGTCTGGGAACGGGGAGCCGGTATGACCCTTGCCTGTGGAACGGGAGCCTGTGCCACCCTAGTCGCTGCTGTTTTGACTGGTTGCCTGAGTCCTGGGGGCGATCAAGCCCAAGCCACGGTTGAACTGCCAGGGGGCGATCTCCAGATTCGCTGGGATTTGCCTAGCCAACATCTGTATATGACCGGACCTGCCCTTGCCGTCTTTAGCGGTACCTTGCCCTAG
- a CDS encoding DUF819 domain-containing protein, producing the protein MDESLILWGILLTLTALGLWLEHRFRWAARLGSSLIILILAAICANVGIIPQQSAVYDTIYDTITSLAIVWLLLLVNLQDVRRLGRSALLAFGLASFGTLVGALLASVLFHSRFLADTPRLAGSLAASYIGGSLNFVGVGRALKLSDLLFSAATTADNLLTAIWLATTLSLPSLLARFYPPQEEGEAVTVTSLPTASAIAPLDLAILLSMAVAVLVLSRALHQFWPLIPTIVWLTTLSLALAQFQWMRYLRGTGALGMFGLNLFFTVIGAGTHVPSLIPVGMEMILFTTVIVFTHGLVTFGLGVLLKLDVELLALASQAAIGGPTTAVAQATGRHQPQLLGVGMTLGLLGYAIANYLGLALAQVLAWIGLG; encoded by the coding sequence ATGGATGAATCCTTGATCCTTTGGGGCATTCTATTGACACTGACGGCTCTAGGACTATGGCTAGAGCATCGCTTTCGCTGGGCAGCACGGTTGGGGTCTTCGCTGATCATTTTGATTTTGGCGGCGATCTGTGCCAATGTTGGTATTATCCCCCAGCAATCTGCCGTCTACGACACGATCTACGACACCATTACCTCCTTGGCGATTGTCTGGCTACTGCTGCTGGTGAATTTACAGGATGTGCGGCGCTTGGGGCGATCGGCCCTGTTGGCCTTTGGCCTTGCCAGTTTTGGAACCTTGGTGGGTGCGCTCCTTGCCAGTGTACTGTTCCATAGTCGGTTTTTGGCGGATACCCCCCGCTTGGCGGGAAGTTTGGCAGCCAGCTATATTGGCGGCAGCCTTAACTTTGTGGGGGTTGGGCGTGCCCTTAAGCTTTCGGATTTGCTCTTTAGTGCGGCCACGACAGCAGATAACCTGCTCACGGCTATTTGGCTGGCAACCACCCTGAGTCTGCCTTCGCTGTTGGCCCGCTTTTATCCACCCCAGGAGGAGGGGGAAGCGGTTACCGTAACCTCCCTACCCACCGCTTCGGCGATCGCTCCCCTCGATTTAGCGATTCTCCTCAGCATGGCCGTGGCTGTCTTGGTACTGTCAAGGGCACTGCATCAGTTTTGGCCGCTCATTCCCACCATTGTCTGGCTCACCACCCTCAGCTTGGCATTGGCGCAATTTCAGTGGATGCGCTATCTGCGGGGCACAGGTGCTTTGGGGATGTTTGGCCTGAATCTTTTTTTTACGGTGATTGGTGCTGGTACCCATGTGCCATCCCTAATTCCGGTGGGAATGGAAATGATTCTCTTTACCACTGTGATTGTCTTTACCCATGGTCTCGTCACCTTTGGCCTTGGGGTCCTCCTGAAGTTGGATGTAGAACTGTTGGCTCTTGCCTCCCAAGCGGCCATTGGCGGACCGACCACCGCCGTTGCCCAAGCCACTGGTCGGCATCAGCCCCAACTGCTGGGTGTAGGGATGACGTTGGGATTGCTGGGATACGCGATCGCCAACTATTTGGGATTGGCGCTTGCCCAAGTTCTGGCCTGGATTGGCCTAGGGTAG
- a CDS encoding DUF445 domain-containing protein produces MADISYWTLLVPPLAGGVIGYFTNDLAITMLFRPYKPVYVGGKQLPFTPGLIPRNQERLARRIADAILGSLLTPEELQNLARRLLQVQRVKAVIHWLLQTSLNQIQAQSEQRSAQVLANILRDFFGSALPRLIKVWSRRDDFLEAQLNQLFDQVLVELQLNDEQAEKLADWLLSVMLPPDRLRLAIIDFLTDRTINVLDQELRQNTSGTYWVLANLVGVRNTLIRLREYCLNEREACNRRLGDLITALALRQRLVEALQNITLQSLPLGTVRELRQLFRQTVRSYIQEQGSSVIETVSQTVEWETISLSILRRLRDSASLGASLEVVSDELALVLDRYLERDMELIIERAIPILDLDRVIVDRVKATSPENLELAIQGIVRSELQAIVRLGGILGFLIGVVQAGFLYWQSLQVP; encoded by the coding sequence TTGGCCGATATTAGCTATTGGACATTGCTTGTACCACCGTTGGCAGGGGGGGTCATCGGCTACTTTACGAATGATTTAGCAATTACAATGCTCTTTCGGCCCTACAAGCCAGTTTATGTAGGCGGCAAGCAACTCCCCTTTACTCCTGGTCTCATTCCCCGCAATCAGGAGCGGCTGGCCCGTCGCATTGCCGATGCGATTTTGGGTTCCCTCTTAACGCCAGAGGAGCTGCAAAACTTAGCGCGGCGTCTGTTGCAAGTACAACGGGTGAAGGCGGTCATCCATTGGCTCCTCCAAACAAGTCTTAACCAAATTCAGGCTCAAAGTGAACAGCGATCGGCCCAAGTTTTGGCGAATATTCTGCGGGATTTTTTTGGCAGTGCCTTGCCCCGTTTGATTAAGGTGTGGTCGCGGCGGGACGATTTTTTGGAGGCGCAACTCAATCAATTGTTTGATCAGGTATTAGTGGAGCTGCAACTGAATGATGAACAGGCGGAGAAACTAGCGGATTGGCTGCTGTCGGTCATGCTGCCCCCCGATCGCCTGCGACTGGCGATTATTGACTTTCTCACCGATCGCACGATTAATGTCCTCGATCAAGAACTACGCCAAAATACCAGTGGCACCTACTGGGTCCTGGCCAATCTTGTGGGAGTGCGCAATACTTTGATTCGTCTGCGGGAGTATTGTCTCAATGAACGGGAGGCCTGTAACCGCCGTCTCGGAGACTTGATTACAGCATTGGCACTGCGGCAACGCTTGGTAGAAGCCCTGCAAAATATCACCCTGCAAAGTTTGCCCCTCGGCACGGTGCGGGAGCTACGGCAACTGTTTCGGCAGACGGTGCGCAGTTATATCCAAGAGCAGGGCTCTAGCGTCATTGAAACGGTCAGTCAAACGGTGGAGTGGGAAACGATTTCCCTGAGTATTTTGCGGCGACTGCGGGATTCGGCCAGTCTGGGGGCCTCCTTGGAAGTGGTCAGCGATGAGTTGGCCTTGGTGCTCGATCGCTATCTGGAACGGGATATGGAACTGATCATTGAGCGGGCCATTCCGATTTTGGATTTAGATCGGGTGATTGTGGATCGGGTTAAGGCCACCTCACCAGAAAATCTCGAACTAGCAATTCAGGGCATTGTTCGCAGTGAGTTGCAAGCGATTGTCCGCTTGGGGGGCATTCTTGGCTTTTTAATTGGGGTGGTCCAGGCGGGCTTTTTGTACTGGCAAAGTCTGCAAGTGCCCTAA
- the trxA gene encoding thioredoxin: MATTRQFSSFTDLLATTDKPLLVDFYADWCGPCRMMAPILEQIKKQLKSEVEVVKIDSERYPQLSSQYHVQALPTLILFHRGREVQRWEGVQPPEVLIDAIRRL; the protein is encoded by the coding sequence ATGGCGACTACACGTCAGTTTAGTAGCTTTACGGATCTCCTAGCCACAACGGATAAGCCCCTCTTGGTTGACTTTTATGCCGACTGGTGTGGCCCTTGCCGAATGATGGCTCCTATTTTAGAGCAGATCAAGAAACAGTTGAAATCAGAGGTCGAGGTGGTCAAAATTGACTCTGAGCGCTATCCTCAACTGTCGAGTCAATACCACGTTCAGGCCCTGCCGACACTGATTCTCTTCCACCGCGGCCGCGAGGTGCAGCGCTGGGAAGGGGTGCAGCCGCCAGAAGTGCTGATTGACGCCATTCGCCGCCTGTAA
- a CDS encoding FAD-dependent hydroxylase has product MTSAFAPSEQSLVASAQELPAVDVAIVGAGIVGLSLACALRNSGLAIALIEATPYRRENTRGQAYALHQGSRYFFEGIGVWDKLMPHVQPFEVVQLSDADCPLMVDFYPQDLGTAAVGYVAEHAAIAETLQGILESASNVTLYCPWRVVTNEVQGDRAQLTLVSGDPTEAKVAHLAARLVVAADGGKSPLRQQMGIEPKGWKYPQSCVVATLDVAHPQPVMAYERFWPTGPMGVLPLPENRYRVVWTLPHPEAEAVAALDDRAFLAKLQPYLDPQMGEITAVSDRFVFPAQFMQVNSYAADRFVVIGDAAHRCHPVGGQGLNLGLRDVWNLAQQILATPLEEIGDRHHLMQFHRQRWWQNLLTLAFTDFLNRLFSNTWWPLVAGRRCGLWLLRTVSPLKRLVLRFMAGLLLPLPTNCQFPRRR; this is encoded by the coding sequence ATGACATCGGCCTTTGCCCCCTCAGAACAGTCGCTGGTTGCTTCTGCTCAGGAGCTGCCCGCCGTGGATGTGGCGATTGTGGGTGCCGGGATTGTGGGTCTGAGTCTGGCCTGTGCGCTACGCAACAGTGGCCTAGCGATCGCCCTCATTGAGGCAACTCCCTACAGGCGGGAAAACACCAGGGGTCAAGCCTACGCCCTCCACCAAGGGTCTCGCTACTTCTTTGAGGGAATAGGGGTGTGGGATAAGCTCATGCCCCATGTGCAGCCCTTTGAGGTGGTACAGCTGTCCGATGCTGATTGCCCGTTGATGGTTGACTTTTATCCCCAGGATTTGGGCACAGCGGCAGTTGGCTATGTTGCTGAACATGCAGCGATCGCCGAGACCCTTCAGGGCATTTTAGAGTCTGCCAGCAATGTCACACTCTACTGCCCGTGGCGGGTAGTGACCAACGAAGTGCAGGGCGATCGCGCTCAGTTGACCCTCGTTTCTGGTGACCCTACCGAAGCCAAGGTGGCTCACTTGGCAGCCCGTTTAGTGGTCGCCGCAGATGGTGGCAAGTCTCCCCTACGGCAGCAGATGGGCATTGAACCCAAGGGATGGAAATATCCTCAGTCCTGTGTGGTTGCCACCCTCGATGTTGCCCATCCCCAACCTGTGATGGCCTATGAGCGCTTTTGGCCGACGGGACCCATGGGGGTATTACCGCTACCGGAAAATCGCTATCGCGTGGTTTGGACCTTACCCCACCCAGAGGCGGAAGCCGTTGCCGCCCTCGACGATCGCGCCTTTCTTGCCAAACTGCAGCCCTATCTTGATCCCCAGATGGGAGAGATTACGGCTGTGAGCGATCGCTTTGTCTTTCCAGCCCAATTCATGCAAGTCAACTCCTACGCGGCGGATCGCTTTGTGGTCATTGGCGATGCAGCCCACCGCTGCCATCCCGTGGGGGGACAAGGACTCAATTTGGGACTGCGGGATGTGTGGAATCTGGCACAGCAGATTTTGGCTACCCCCCTTGAGGAAATTGGCGATCGCCACCACCTCATGCAATTTCACCGCCAACGCTGGTGGCAAAATCTCCTGACCCTTGCTTTCACCGACTTCCTTAACCGCCTGTTTTCCAATACATGGTGGCCTTTGGTGGCGGGGCGCCGCTGCGGGCTGTGGCTGTTGCGAACCGTTTCCCCCCTCAAGCGTCTGGTGCTACGGTTTATGGCAGGTCTCCTACTCCCCCTGCCGACCAATTGTCAATTCCCCAGAAGGCGTTAA
- a CDS encoding vWA domain-containing protein: MTRRRPLWYYPLFQIPLLLLISCLLLALLFSLLNWGRPSVAVVLSLDLSGSTFGNNPLQFNQPQTVMAQQVLAAKLYLQRNQRHLTNPNEVMIQGFGRNVVFLTPRFETNSDLLLTQLDQALNRSDLLAQVDPTAKNLAGAIAMATQQLQQVPNRCREVLLITDGAAPVDAGVVANARQQRVRINAIVVGDHAPELAAATAATGGQYRSAPVALLEELVGQTFFESFNRNTRWPIFWGGMAIVCFMWLLVLPLDRWVLQGWLHLPMNLAGQIALLNAFFWTVAIPMILWQFPGWPFVPTC, translated from the coding sequence ATGACCCGTCGGCGACCACTGTGGTATTACCCTCTTTTTCAGATTCCCCTCCTTCTCTTAATAAGCTGTCTCCTCCTGGCGCTGCTCTTTTCGCTGTTGAATTGGGGACGCCCCAGTGTTGCCGTTGTTCTCTCCCTTGATCTCAGCGGCAGTACGTTTGGCAATAATCCATTGCAATTTAATCAACCACAAACTGTCATGGCCCAACAGGTGCTCGCGGCCAAGCTCTACTTACAACGCAACCAACGGCATCTCACCAACCCCAATGAAGTCATGATCCAGGGCTTTGGCCGCAATGTAGTGTTTCTTACGCCCCGGTTTGAGACCAATAGCGATCTGCTCCTCACCCAACTCGATCAAGCCCTCAATCGCAGTGATTTGTTAGCGCAGGTGGATCCGACGGCCAAAAATCTGGCGGGGGCGATCGCCATGGCCACCCAACAACTGCAACAGGTGCCCAATCGCTGCCGCGAAGTGCTCCTCATTACCGATGGTGCAGCCCCTGTGGACGCGGGTGTGGTTGCCAATGCCCGTCAGCAACGGGTGAGAATCAATGCCATTGTCGTGGGTGATCATGCTCCAGAACTGGCTGCGGCCACCGCAGCCACGGGTGGGCAATACCGCTCCGCTCCCGTCGCCCTTCTTGAGGAACTGGTGGGTCAAACCTTTTTTGAAAGCTTCAATCGCAACACCCGCTGGCCAATCTTTTGGGGTGGAATGGCCATCGTCTGTTTCATGTGGCTGTTGGTCTTGCCCTTGGATCGCTGGGTGTTGCAGGGGTGGTTACATTTACCCATGAATCTGGCGGGTCAAATTGCCTTGCTCAATGCCTTTTTCTGGACGGTGGCGATTCCCATGATTCTCTGGCAATTTCCGGGCTGGCCCTTTGTGCCAACCTGTTGA